A stretch of Paenibacillus mucilaginosus 3016 DNA encodes these proteins:
- a CDS encoding LacI family DNA-binding transcriptional regulator yields the protein MANIREIAKAAGVSVATVSRVLNSHPYVSAEKRRRVEEAMRRAGYSPNSNAVHLSTGRTGMVGVILPFSHHPYFHALLGGLMEEALKHQYTALLCQTNYEAGEERRYLQMLRTKQVDGLILCSHELPWAEIAAYAADGLLVACEPVRQEGISCVYTHHYEAFLTGMRYLIRRGHRNIGFCIGRRDSESSRQRYAAYADALQEIGRPVQPEWIFEGCTDLRDGMRVMDRIAAMESRPSALLVTGDEAAAGVLARSRQLGIAIPGELAVVGFDNQPISEALQLTTIDQHLQEIGRQAFGAFYHGIVQPGAAPRRMEVPFALVERTSV from the coding sequence ATGGCGAATATCCGTGAGATTGCCAAGGCGGCCGGGGTCTCGGTGGCTACGGTATCCCGGGTGCTCAACAGCCACCCTTACGTCAGCGCCGAGAAGCGCAGACGGGTGGAGGAAGCCATGCGCCGTGCGGGGTACAGCCCGAATTCCAATGCTGTTCATCTGTCCACGGGGCGGACAGGCATGGTGGGCGTCATCCTGCCGTTCAGTCATCATCCGTACTTCCATGCGCTGCTGGGCGGACTGATGGAGGAAGCGTTGAAGCACCAGTATACGGCGCTGCTCTGCCAGACGAATTATGAGGCCGGCGAAGAACGGCGGTATCTGCAGATGCTGCGTACGAAGCAGGTGGACGGGCTGATCCTGTGCTCCCACGAGCTGCCATGGGCTGAGATCGCCGCTTATGCCGCGGACGGGCTCCTCGTTGCCTGCGAGCCGGTCCGGCAGGAAGGGATTTCCTGTGTCTATACCCATCACTATGAAGCCTTCCTCACCGGTATGCGGTACCTGATCCGCCGCGGGCACCGGAACATCGGCTTCTGCATCGGAAGGCGGGACAGCGAGAGCAGCCGCCAGAGGTACGCCGCCTATGCCGACGCGCTGCAAGAGATCGGCCGCCCGGTGCAGCCGGAGTGGATCTTCGAAGGCTGCACGGACCTGCGGGACGGGATGCGGGTAATGGACCGCATCGCCGCGATGGAGAGCCGGCCGTCGGCCCTGCTCGTCACCGGCGATGAGGCTGCGGCCGGTGTCCTGGCCCGTTCCCGGCAGCTCGGGATCGCGATTCCCGGAGAGCTGGCGGTCGTCGGCTTCGACAACCAGCCGATCTCCGAGGCGCTGCAGCTGACGACGATTGACCAGCATCTGCAGGAGATCGGCCGGCAGGCTTTTGGCGCCTTCTATCACGGGATCGTCCAGCCGGGTGCCGCACCGCGGCGGATGGAGGTTCCGTTTGCACTGGTCGAGAGAACAAGCGTGTAA
- a CDS encoding DoxX family protein has translation MLTRFLRDNVYAAGLLLILRLYVGYQWFTAGFHKLTGGFDAAGFLKGAIAKPVLDKATGELVYPTFTAFLQNFALPNVKVINFLIPAGETLVGLGLILGALTTAAAFFGLLMNFMFLFAGTVSTNPWLVLLGVIVLMAGTNAGRFGVDRYLMPLLRKLRRQGGDEAGRRKGIPAKA, from the coding sequence ATGCTTACCCGATTCCTGAGAGACAACGTGTATGCCGCCGGACTGCTGCTCATTCTTCGCTTGTATGTCGGTTATCAATGGTTCACCGCAGGCTTTCATAAGCTGACAGGCGGCTTCGATGCCGCAGGCTTCCTCAAGGGGGCCATCGCGAAGCCGGTGCTCGATAAGGCGACGGGCGAGCTGGTCTATCCAACCTTCACAGCCTTCCTGCAGAACTTCGCCCTGCCGAACGTGAAAGTGATCAACTTCCTGATTCCCGCAGGGGAAACGCTGGTGGGCCTTGGCCTGATCCTGGGTGCGCTGACGACGGCAGCCGCGTTCTTCGGTCTCCTGATGAACTTCATGTTCCTCTTCGCCGGTACGGTCAGCACGAACCCTTGGCTGGTCCTGCTCGGAGTGATTGTCCTGATGGCCGGAACGAATGCGGGCCGGTTCGGTGTGGACCGTTATCTGATGCCCCTGCTCCGCAAGCTGCGCCGACAGGGCGGAGATGAGGCGGGCCGCCGGAAGGGCATCCCTGCCAAGGCTTAA
- a CDS encoding DUF3231 family protein, translating to METAHNIPLTAPEISNLWSGYQGDTLSRCVLTHFAAHVEDTEVRELIAYALELCDKHITRLLGYFETEKIPVPQGFGDEDVDPKAPRLFSDIFYLGYLLNMGKQGMALYAYSVPVSSRQDIREYLSECLASSSALYNRTLDLMLAKGVYVRPPRIPVPEAREYVHKESYFYALFEDKRPVNGPEIAHLYANIVTNLMGKALTLGFAQTAVSKDIRAYLLRGHEISGKHVEVFSSLLRDDGLPAPNYWDDGVTASTTPPYSDRLMMYHIGALSATGAVNYGVAAPNSTRRDITSVYVRLIGEIAKYGEDGAELMLKHQWMEKIPGAVERGSLVHQS from the coding sequence ATGGAAACAGCACATAACATTCCGTTAACGGCGCCGGAAATCTCCAATCTCTGGTCAGGCTATCAGGGGGACACACTGTCCAGGTGTGTTTTGACCCATTTTGCCGCCCACGTGGAAGATACGGAGGTCCGGGAGCTCATAGCCTATGCGCTTGAGCTGTGCGACAAGCATATTACGCGGCTGCTGGGTTATTTTGAAACCGAAAAAATCCCGGTTCCCCAGGGCTTCGGGGACGAGGACGTCGATCCGAAAGCCCCCCGCCTCTTCTCGGACATCTTCTATCTCGGATACCTTCTCAATATGGGCAAACAGGGGATGGCGCTGTACGCTTACTCGGTTCCCGTCTCGTCCAGGCAGGATATCCGCGAGTATCTGTCCGAATGCCTTGCCTCTTCTTCTGCCCTCTATAACCGGACGCTGGATCTTATGCTGGCGAAGGGGGTATATGTCAGGCCTCCCCGCATCCCGGTTCCGGAAGCTCGTGAGTATGTGCACAAGGAAAGCTACTTCTATGCGCTCTTCGAGGACAAGCGCCCGGTGAACGGTCCGGAGATCGCCCACTTGTACGCCAACATCGTGACGAATCTGATGGGCAAGGCGCTGACCCTGGGATTCGCCCAGACCGCCGTATCCAAGGACATCCGGGCTTATCTGCTGAGAGGCCATGAGATCTCGGGGAAGCACGTCGAAGTATTCAGCTCCCTGCTCCGGGACGACGGCCTGCCGGCGCCGAATTACTGGGATGACGGTGTCACGGCCTCCACCACCCCTCCGTACTCCGACAGGCTGATGATGTATCATATCGGGGCCTTGTCAGCGACAGGCGCGGTCAATTACGGTGTGGCCGCCCCTAACAGCACCCGCCGCGATATCACTTCGGTCTATGTGCGGCTGATCGGCGAAATCGCCAAGTACGGAGAAGACGGAGCGGAGCTGATGCTGAAGCATCAATGGATGGAGAAAATCCCGGGCGCCGTGGAACGCGGCAGCCTGGTCCATCAGAGCTAG
- a CDS encoding alginate lyase family protein: protein MRNQGRRKLPVLAAAGLAAGLVFSSAAAAYPHPGGVHSEAQLASAKRNIAGGLQPWADAMKELIPRADFYLSEPPSASADFHVPGYYEDPAGHTGASEVLHTDVRAAYASALAYRLTGRTAYAEKAKAILNDWAFRNTAVSGTDGPLVMTYSGVGFIHAAELLRDYSGWSEADKTAFSNWLTNVYLARAANPIKTRSNNWGDWGIYGAMAAYYYKDDPVLLNAEITRLKNKIDSSIAADGSMPHEAGRGASGLWYTYFALAPMTAAAQIAKEAAGIDLFQWTSPGGRTIKQALDYLLFYMNRPDQWPYGANPRMPVSDEEWGYNLFEAMSDYYDEPAYKSFASVKGPIMYLASHFAWNFPSVTKGGLRLVDEKFDALTSTAAPRGWTVSKAANTSAVVWNTPTAADKSLKIWDTSTSGTASAVKVFPDQYGIIEAEWKFMYMALFPNARFGLKHAAVYAAELLTTASGLIYRSGTGSDIVLQTLSPEAWYTVKLIANPASDKTDVYVNGQLKASGVPFRSTVSALDRIEFAGGSGETGTFYIDQVKIMN, encoded by the coding sequence ATGAGAAACCAGGGGAGACGGAAACTGCCGGTTCTGGCGGCAGCAGGATTGGCCGCAGGGCTGGTCTTCTCGTCCGCTGCGGCGGCATATCCCCATCCGGGGGGAGTGCATTCCGAAGCGCAGCTCGCTTCCGCCAAGCGAAATATCGCAGGGGGATTGCAGCCGTGGGCGGATGCCATGAAGGAACTGATCCCGCGAGCGGATTTTTATTTGTCGGAACCTCCGAGCGCTTCCGCCGATTTTCACGTGCCGGGCTACTATGAGGATCCGGCCGGGCATACCGGGGCTTCCGAGGTGCTTCATACCGATGTCCGCGCCGCCTATGCTTCGGCATTGGCTTACCGGTTGACGGGCAGAACGGCCTATGCGGAGAAGGCGAAGGCCATTCTGAACGATTGGGCATTCCGGAATACCGCGGTAAGCGGCACCGACGGTCCCCTGGTGATGACCTATTCCGGTGTGGGATTCATCCATGCGGCGGAGCTCCTCCGGGATTACAGCGGCTGGAGCGAAGCGGACAAGACGGCCTTCTCGAACTGGCTTACGAATGTATACCTGGCGAGGGCGGCGAATCCGATCAAGACCCGGAGCAACAACTGGGGGGATTGGGGCATCTACGGCGCGATGGCGGCCTATTACTACAAGGATGATCCCGTCCTCCTGAACGCCGAGATTACCCGCCTCAAGAACAAGATCGATTCGAGCATCGCGGCCGACGGGTCCATGCCGCATGAGGCCGGCAGGGGAGCGAGCGGGCTGTGGTATACGTATTTTGCGCTGGCACCGATGACGGCTGCCGCCCAGATCGCCAAGGAAGCGGCCGGCATCGACCTGTTCCAGTGGACCTCCCCGGGCGGCAGGACGATCAAGCAGGCACTCGATTACCTGCTGTTCTACATGAACCGCCCGGACCAATGGCCGTATGGGGCGAATCCGCGGATGCCCGTCTCCGATGAAGAGTGGGGCTATAATCTGTTCGAGGCGATGTCCGATTATTATGATGAGCCTGCCTATAAGTCTTTCGCTTCGGTGAAAGGGCCGATCATGTATTTGGCCAGCCACTTCGCATGGAACTTCCCGAGTGTGACGAAGGGCGGCCTGCGGCTGGTCGACGAGAAGTTCGACGCCCTGACGTCTACCGCCGCACCGCGCGGATGGACGGTTTCCAAGGCGGCCAATACGAGCGCCGTCGTATGGAACACGCCGACGGCAGCGGACAAGAGCCTCAAAATCTGGGATACCAGCACCTCCGGAACGGCTTCGGCCGTCAAAGTCTTCCCGGACCAGTACGGCATTATTGAAGCGGAGTGGAAGTTCATGTACATGGCGCTGTTCCCGAATGCCAGGTTCGGGTTGAAGCACGCGGCTGTCTATGCGGCCGAGCTGCTTACCACCGCGTCGGGGCTGATCTACCGCAGCGGCACGGGCAGCGATATCGTTCTCCAGACCCTGTCTCCGGAAGCCTGGTATACGGTGAAGCTCATTGCCAATCCGGCGTCGGACAAGACGGATGTGTATGTGAACGGGCAGCTCAAGGCATCGGGCGTTCCTTTCCGCAGCACGGTCAGCGCCCTGGACCGCATCGAGTTTGCCGGAGGATCGGGAGAGACGGGGACCTTCTATATCGATCAGGTCAAAATCATGAATTGA